A single Cottoperca gobio chromosome 3, fCotGob3.1, whole genome shotgun sequence DNA region contains:
- the ist1 gene encoding IST1 homolog isoform X1 gives MLGGGFKAERLRVNLRLVINRLKLLEKKKTELAQKARKEIADYLSSGKDERARIRVEHIIREDYLVEAMEILELYCDLLLTRFGLIQSMKELDPGLQEAVSTLIWAAPRLQAEVSELRTVSDQLCAKYSKEYGKLCRTNQIGTVNDRLMHKLGVEAPPKILVERYLIEIAKNYNVPYEPDAMVRPEVSPGEEADLIDVDNDRKPGRGGGGGGGGGGGGGGGFTVPVGAMPMPMPMHMPMPTAFNYPPPKGAEPYNSPIGTYHNFQQPMGGGPPQLPTCPPTYESIDDLTDKPFVPFQAVGPGPSSQLFDNNALPELPSVPDTLPTSSFGRNTTSSDDIDFDDLTRRFEELKKKT, from the exons ATGCTGGGAGGGGGATTCAAAGCAGAGAGGCTAAGAGTCAACCTGCGGCTTGTCATTAACAGACTCAAACTccttgagaaaaagaaaa CTGAGCTTGCTCAAAAGGCAAGGAAGGAGATTGCAGATTACCTTTCATCGGGAAAGGATGAGCGCGCACGGATCCGTGTGGAGCACATTATCAGAGAAGACTATCTGGTGGAAGCCATGGAGATCCTCGAGCTTTACTGTGACCTGCTGCTGACTCGCTTTGGCCTCATTCAGTCCATGAA GGAACTGGACCCAGGCCTACAGGAGGCAGTGTCCACTCTCATCTGGGCAGCGCCTCGTCTCCAGGCAGAGGTGTCTGAACTAAGAACT GTATCTGACCAGCTATGTGCAAAATATAGCAAGGAGTACGGCAAGCTGTGCAGGACAAACCAGATTGGCACAGTCAACGATAGG CTGATGCACAAACTGGGTGTGGAGGCCCCTCCCAAGATCTTGGTGGAGCGTTACCTGATAGAGATCGCCAAGAACTATAATGTTCCATATGAACCTGACGCCATGGTCCGG CCTGAGGTGTCTCCTGGAGAGGAGGCAGACCTGATTGATGTGGACAATGACAGGAAGcctggaagaggaggaggaggtggtggaggaggtggtggtggtggtggtggaggattCACTGTTCCTGTTGGTGCTATGCCTATGCCCATGCCCATGCATATGCCAATGCCAACAGCTTTCAACTATCCACCTCCCAAAGGAGCC gAACCGTACAATTCTCCAATTGGAACCTACCACAACTTCCAGCAGCCCATGGGAGGAGGGCCCCCTCAGCTGCCCACTTGTCCCCCCACATACGAGTCT atTGATGACCTAACTGACAAACCTTTTGTTCCCTTCCAGGCCGTAG GTCCTGGCCCTTCGTCTCAGCTGTTTGACAACAATGCTCTCCCAGAACTCCCCTCTGTTCCCGACACACTCCCCACGTCCTCCTTCGGCAGAAACACCACCAGCTCGGATGACATCGACTTTGACGACTTAACACGGCGGTttgaggagctgaagaagaaaacCTAA
- the ist1 gene encoding IST1 homolog isoform X2 translates to MLGGGFKAERLRVNLRLVINRLKLLEKKKTELAQKARKEIADYLSSGKDERARIRVEHIIREDYLVEAMEILELYCDLLLTRFGLIQSMKELDPGLQEAVSTLIWAAPRLQAEVSELRTVSDQLCAKYSKEYGKLCRTNQIGTVNDRLMHKLGVEAPPKILVERYLIEIAKNYNVPYEPDAMVRPEVSPGEEADLIDVDNDRKPGRGGGGGGGGGGGGGGGFTVPVGAMPMPMPMHMPMPTAFNYPPPKGAEPYNSPIGTYHNFQQPMGGGPPQLPTCPPTYESAVGPGPSSQLFDNNALPELPSVPDTLPTSSFGRNTTSSDDIDFDDLTRRFEELKKKT, encoded by the exons ATGCTGGGAGGGGGATTCAAAGCAGAGAGGCTAAGAGTCAACCTGCGGCTTGTCATTAACAGACTCAAACTccttgagaaaaagaaaa CTGAGCTTGCTCAAAAGGCAAGGAAGGAGATTGCAGATTACCTTTCATCGGGAAAGGATGAGCGCGCACGGATCCGTGTGGAGCACATTATCAGAGAAGACTATCTGGTGGAAGCCATGGAGATCCTCGAGCTTTACTGTGACCTGCTGCTGACTCGCTTTGGCCTCATTCAGTCCATGAA GGAACTGGACCCAGGCCTACAGGAGGCAGTGTCCACTCTCATCTGGGCAGCGCCTCGTCTCCAGGCAGAGGTGTCTGAACTAAGAACT GTATCTGACCAGCTATGTGCAAAATATAGCAAGGAGTACGGCAAGCTGTGCAGGACAAACCAGATTGGCACAGTCAACGATAGG CTGATGCACAAACTGGGTGTGGAGGCCCCTCCCAAGATCTTGGTGGAGCGTTACCTGATAGAGATCGCCAAGAACTATAATGTTCCATATGAACCTGACGCCATGGTCCGG CCTGAGGTGTCTCCTGGAGAGGAGGCAGACCTGATTGATGTGGACAATGACAGGAAGcctggaagaggaggaggaggtggtggaggaggtggtggtggtggtggtggaggattCACTGTTCCTGTTGGTGCTATGCCTATGCCCATGCCCATGCATATGCCAATGCCAACAGCTTTCAACTATCCACCTCCCAAAGGAGCC gAACCGTACAATTCTCCAATTGGAACCTACCACAACTTCCAGCAGCCCATGGGAGGAGGGCCCCCTCAGCTGCCCACTTGTCCCCCCACATACGAGTCT GCCGTAG GTCCTGGCCCTTCGTCTCAGCTGTTTGACAACAATGCTCTCCCAGAACTCCCCTCTGTTCCCGACACACTCCCCACGTCCTCCTTCGGCAGAAACACCACCAGCTCGGATGACATCGACTTTGACGACTTAACACGGCGGTttgaggagctgaagaagaaaacCTAA
- the mphosph10 gene encoding U3 small nucleolar ribonucleoprotein MPP10 encodes MASVVVWSVLEECVKKINANTAQPESFLSLQDGVAADFTSLTKTLYDLHKGQEPADYKGSPLAQLVVENFDEEQIWQELELQNNAVLKHFKNAADEALSDETLTVLEEKETSAEEEVEADDENVDEEEEEEEEPTRQPKKMAVEAEDGAEDNTDEDSDLDFDVDALEKREKRKKETGRKVSKTKVVPSEVDDTFFKLSEMESFLDVMDKQEGKDDKNEDELDYFQDLPSDDDDNLDLEQVLSTKKKKKNTVKSSRNLKYKDFFDAVDGEPAKANDKSDGEDDSMDESREDGEEEMDAEEGDFDDEEEVDDEDEERGQSKASHKKVTFNLSGDEDSEGEDVEDIFGKKPPTSSAKTPSQSSFEKRQEKMSEKIDELEKAALSDKPWQLTGEVTAQTRPENSMLEEDVEFEQTSRMAPSITEETTLQLEDIIKQRIKDQAFDDVVRKEKPKEEVFEYKKRLTLDHEKSKQSLAEIYEQEYLKQNQKKTEADNPSHVEIQKLMDTLFLKLDALSNFHFTPKPTVPEVKVVSNLPSVTMEEVAPVSASDATLLAPEEVKVKNKAGDILGDTEKTSTDKKRERRHKKTVKRVKIKEKEKRQKLKDASTTGENRKLSKAEVAENLKKLTKGGKAKLLKDDGKDKALRSSQAFFSELQDQVKSQIKSAKDQSSKKKKLKEVSVGKLKL; translated from the exons ATGGCTAGTGTAGTTGTGTGGAGCGTGCTGGAGGaatgtgtaaagaaaataaatgccaACACAGCCCAACCAGAGAGCTTTCTAAG CCTTCAAGATGGAGTGGCAGCAGATTTTACCTCTCTGACTAAGACCCTGTATGACCTCCACAAAGGTCAGGAGCCTGCTGATTATAAAGGCAGCCCGTTGGCTCAGCTGGTGGTGGAAAACTTTGATGAAGAGCAGATCTGGCAGGAACTGGAGCTGCAGAACAACGCTGTACtgaaacactttaaaaatgCAGCTGATGAAGCTTTGTCAGATGAGACATTAACAGTGCTTGAAGAGAAAGAGACTAGTGCTGAGGAAGAAGTAGAGGCGGACGATGAAAATgttgatgaagaagaggaggaggaggaggagccgaCCAGGCAGCCTAAGAAAATGGCTGTGGAGGCTGAGGACGGGGCAGAGGATAACACAGATGAGGACTCTGATTTAGATTTTGATGTAGATGCTCTGGAGAAGCGCGAGAAACGGAAGAAGGAGACTGGAaggaaagtctccaaaacaaaaGTGGTTCCCTCTGAGGTTGATGATACGTTCTTCAAACTATCAGAGATGGAGTCTTTTCTTGATGTTATGGACAAGCAAGAGGGAAAGGATGATAAGAACGAAGATGAGCTAGACTATTTTCAGGACCTGCCCTCCGATGATGACGACAATCTCGACTTAGAGCAAGTCCTATctaccaaaaagaaaaagaagaacact GTAAAGAGCTCCAGGAATCTCAAGTACAAGGACTTCTTTGATGCTGTGGATGGTGAACCAGCTAAAGCAAATGACAAGTCAGATGGCGAGGATGACAGCATGGATGAAAGCCGGGAAGATGGTGAAGAAGAAATGGATGCAGAGGAAGGTGATTTTGATGACGAAGAGGAGGTTGACGATGA GGATGAAGAGAGAGGGCAGTCCAAAGCATCCCATAAGAAAGTGACCTTTAACCTCTCTGGAGACGAGGACAGCGAGGGAGAGGACGTGgaggacatttttgggaaaaaaCCTCCTACAAGCTCAGCAAAGACTCCATCACAGTCATCATTTGAGAAACGGCAAGAAAAG ATGTCAGAGAAGATTGATGAGTTGGAGAAAGCAGCTCTTTCAGACAAGCCCTGGCAGTTAACCGGAGAGGTAACAGCGCAGACTCGTCCAGAGAACAGCATGCTGGAGGAAGATGTGGAGTTTGAGCAGACATCCAGGATGG CCCCTAGTATCACTGAGGAAACCACACTGCAGCTTGAAGACATCATCAAACAGAGAATTAAAGACCAG GCGTTTGATGATGTGGTCCGAAAAGAGAAGCCCAAAGAGGAGGTGTTTGAGTACAAGAAGAGGCTAACGTTGGACCATGAGAAGAGCAAGCAGAGTTTAGCAGAAATCTATGAGCAGGAATACCTCAAGCAGAATCAG aaaAAGACAGAGGCGGACAACCCATCCCATGTAGAAATTCAAAAGCTTATGGACACACTCTTCCTAAAGTTGGATGCTCTCTCCAACTTCCACTTTACACCTAAACCA ACTGTTCCCGAGGTCAAAGTGGTGTCTAACCTGCCATCGGTCACAATGGAGGAGGTGGCTCCAGTCAGCGCTAGTGATGCTACACTGCTTGCACCAGAAGAAGTCAAG GTGAAGAACAAAGCAGGAGATATTCTGGGTGATACTGAGAAGACGTCAACAGACAAGAAGCGTGAGAGACGCCACAAGAAGACTGTGAAGCGTGTAAAGAtcaaggagaaagaaaagagacagaaacttAAAGATGCCAGTACAACTGGAGAAAACAGAAAGCTGTCAAAGGCTGAAGTCGCAGAAAATCTGAAGAAACTCACAAAAGGAGGCAAAGCCAAGTTACTTAAG GATGATGGGAAGGACAAGGCTCTGCGGTCCTCTCAAGCTTTCTTCTCTGAGCTGCAGGACCAGGTTAAAAGTCAGATCAAAAGTGCAAAGGACCAGTcatcaaagaaaaagaaactcaaaGAGGTTTCTGTCGGCAAACTCAAGTTATAA